The following coding sequences are from one Vulgatibacter sp. window:
- a CDS encoding DUF1254 domain-containing protein produces the protein MAAAVPVTPDNFARAESTLYFRSVAGRRGIGLFDHNRAVTPIDDQTVIRMNRDTLYSAAVFDLEAGPVTLTLPEVGERFLSLQVIDEDHYTPLVAYGAGRHTLERSRIGTRYVLTAIRILVDPNDPADLAEVHRLQDAIGVEQAGRGVFEAQAFDAASQQKIRDALLVLGSTLGDTRRMFGKREDVDPVRHLIGSASAWGGNPDEDALYLNVVPERNDGTTVHRLSLRDVPVDGFWSISVYNAAGYFEPNDREAYTVNGVTARREGDGSVTVQFGGCDGGAPNCLPIVPGWNYMVRLYRPRREILDGTWRFPEAKPVR, from the coding sequence GGCGGAGAGCACGCTCTACTTCCGGTCCGTCGCCGGACGGCGGGGGATCGGCCTCTTCGACCACAACCGGGCGGTGACGCCCATCGACGACCAGACCGTGATCCGGATGAACCGCGACACGCTCTACTCGGCGGCGGTCTTCGACCTCGAAGCGGGGCCGGTGACGCTCACCCTGCCCGAGGTGGGCGAGCGCTTCCTCTCGCTGCAGGTGATCGACGAGGACCACTACACGCCGCTCGTCGCCTACGGCGCTGGCAGGCACACGCTCGAGCGATCGCGAATCGGGACGCGGTATGTGCTCACGGCCATCCGGATCCTGGTCGATCCCAACGACCCGGCCGACCTCGCCGAGGTGCACCGGCTGCAGGATGCGATCGGCGTCGAGCAGGCGGGGCGCGGCGTCTTCGAGGCGCAGGCGTTCGACGCTGCGAGCCAGCAGAAGATCCGCGACGCGCTGCTCGTGCTCGGCTCGACCCTGGGCGACACCCGCCGGATGTTCGGCAAGCGGGAGGACGTCGATCCGGTGCGCCACCTCATCGGCAGCGCGAGCGCGTGGGGCGGCAATCCGGACGAGGATGCGCTCTATTTGAACGTCGTCCCGGAGCGGAATGACGGCACGACGGTGCACCGGCTGTCGCTGCGGGACGTGCCGGTGGACGGCTTCTGGTCGATCAGCGTCTACAACGCTGCCGGCTACTTCGAGCCGAACGACCGGGAGGCGTACACGGTGAACGGCGTGACCGCGCGGCGTGAGGGCGACGGTTCGGTCACCGTCCAGTTCGGCGGCTGCGACGGCGGGGCGCCGAACTGCCTGCCGATCGTGCCCGGGTGGAATTACATGGTCCGCCTCTACCGGCCCCGCCGCGAGATCCTCGACGGCACCTGGCGGTTCCCGGAGGCGAAGCCGGTGCGCTGA
- a CDS encoding M48 family metallopeptidase, translated as MAFDPRLRSPKEQPLFIIGVIFSAFVWLGMVISIIGLLYGAMIFLGVLMAHALFLAYVRGNGVRISEQQLPGLYERVKLASRKLGLDEVPDVYVLQAGGSLNAFATKLFSRRFVVIYSDLVDNCHDVRHLDFVIGHEIAHLAAGHLKWKALLLPFHLVPWLGPAYSRACEYTCDRAGHHVVGDLEASMRGLCVLAAGGKLTAEMNLQAFMAQREETGGFWMSIYELVASHPYLCKRVAALAELEAPGSLRPVPRSVPGFVLAPMLGVAAGGGASIALVIVVYVAVVMAAVAVPAFQEYQEKAQVAAVAAEEEAAPDAWAEELPAEDEEAE; from the coding sequence ATGGCATTCGACCCGCGCCTTCGCTCGCCGAAGGAACAGCCGCTCTTCATCATCGGCGTCATCTTCTCCGCCTTCGTATGGCTCGGGATGGTCATCTCGATCATCGGCCTGCTCTACGGCGCGATGATCTTCCTCGGCGTGCTCATGGCCCACGCGCTCTTCCTCGCCTACGTGCGGGGCAACGGCGTGCGGATCTCCGAGCAGCAGCTGCCCGGGCTCTACGAGCGGGTGAAGCTCGCCTCGCGCAAGCTGGGCCTGGACGAGGTGCCCGATGTCTACGTGCTCCAGGCGGGCGGGAGCCTGAACGCCTTCGCCACCAAGCTCTTCTCGCGGCGCTTCGTGGTCATCTACTCCGACCTCGTCGACAACTGCCACGACGTGCGCCACCTCGACTTCGTCATCGGCCACGAGATCGCGCACCTCGCCGCCGGGCACCTGAAGTGGAAGGCGCTGCTGCTGCCCTTCCACCTCGTGCCCTGGCTCGGGCCCGCCTACAGCCGCGCGTGCGAGTACACCTGCGATCGGGCGGGCCACCACGTGGTCGGCGATCTCGAGGCGTCGATGCGCGGCCTCTGCGTGCTCGCCGCCGGCGGCAAGCTCACCGCCGAGATGAATCTGCAGGCCTTCATGGCCCAGCGCGAGGAGACCGGCGGCTTCTGGATGTCGATCTACGAGCTGGTCGCGAGCCACCCCTACCTGTGCAAGCGGGTGGCGGCGCTGGCGGAGCTCGAGGCGCCGGGCTCCTTGCGGCCCGTGCCGCGGAGCGTGCCGGGCTTCGTGCTGGCGCCGATGCTCGGCGTGGCCGCGGGCGGCGGCGCGTCGATCGCGCTGGTGATCGTCGTCTACGTCGCCGTGGTGATGGCCGCGGTGGCCGTGCCTGCGTTCCAGGAGTACCAGGAGAAGGCGCAGGTCGCTGCGGTGGCCGCCGAGGAGGAGGCTGCTCCTGACGCCTGGGCCGAGGAGCTGCCTGCCGAGGACGAGGAGGCGGAGTAG
- a CDS encoding type I restriction enzyme HsdR N-terminal domain-containing protein, with amino-acid sequence MDAKQLLDLVQRYHENREFIGNEETAKVALVIPFIKLLGYDPSMPREVRLEYSADFTVGDGKRLPDRMDFAIFDRTGAKPLMVIETKPLGTDLLSKSQQLARYLAQMKDLHFGIITDGCHYYFFGDLESPNQMDGEPFFTFSLDDTKTDWTKVANFLGKFSRESFNAETLITDAENSRYRQGMIDRLVKALRAPADDEAFLRWLTEDVYKGKRTAAVMTRLGDVAREAVEPALLRVMGDDFVEKLKQRIQKLNESGSPDGKETNTVRDVPTNLQPVTKPQPTDEAQKPPASGVETTAEELEFFETVSGICVKAGYERAEILHRDTVNYFNVSYRRPTKWFIRYFSGGRRRNIVTLVPVEEAKQLCPGFEVEESPATFGISRVNIDSVAQLWALSALVTRSLQLLQASKDEGDATTVASTPTV; translated from the coding sequence ATGGACGCCAAGCAGCTGCTCGACCTGGTCCAGCGCTACCACGAGAATCGTGAGTTCATCGGGAACGAGGAGACCGCCAAGGTTGCCCTCGTGATCCCGTTCATCAAGCTGCTCGGCTACGACCCGAGCATGCCGCGAGAAGTCCGGCTCGAATACTCGGCAGACTTCACCGTCGGCGACGGCAAGCGGCTCCCGGATCGGATGGATTTCGCCATCTTCGATCGAACGGGTGCCAAGCCGCTCATGGTGATCGAGACGAAGCCCCTTGGGACCGACCTCCTCTCGAAGTCGCAGCAGCTGGCCCGGTACCTCGCCCAGATGAAGGACCTCCACTTCGGCATCATCACGGACGGCTGCCACTACTACTTCTTCGGCGACCTCGAGAGCCCCAACCAGATGGACGGCGAGCCGTTCTTCACCTTCTCGCTCGATGACACGAAGACCGATTGGACCAAGGTCGCCAACTTCCTGGGCAAGTTCTCCCGCGAGTCGTTCAACGCCGAGACGCTGATCACCGATGCGGAGAACAGCCGGTATCGGCAGGGGATGATCGATCGCCTGGTCAAAGCGCTGCGCGCTCCAGCGGACGACGAGGCCTTCCTCCGCTGGCTCACGGAAGACGTCTACAAGGGCAAGCGGACTGCCGCGGTGATGACGCGCCTGGGCGACGTCGCCAGGGAGGCGGTCGAGCCGGCGCTCCTGCGGGTCATGGGCGATGATTTCGTCGAGAAGCTCAAGCAGCGCATCCAGAAGCTGAACGAGAGCGGCAGCCCCGACGGCAAGGAGACGAACACCGTCCGTGATGTGCCGACGAACCTGCAGCCGGTCACGAAGCCGCAGCCCACCGACGAGGCGCAGAAGCCGCCGGCCAGTGGCGTGGAGACGACGGCAGAGGAGCTCGAGTTCTTCGAGACCGTGAGCGGCATTTGCGTGAAGGCAGGGTACGAGCGAGCCGAGATCCTCCACCGCGACACGGTGAACTACTTCAACGTCTCGTACCGCCGGCCGACCAAGTGGTTCATCCGCTATTTCAGCGGCGGTCGTCGCCGCAACATCGTCACCCTCGTGCCGGTCGAGGAGGCGAAGCAGCTCTGCCCCGGCTTCGAGGTGGAGGAGTCGCCTGCCACCTTCGGGATCTCCCGGGTGAACATCGACAGCGTTGCCCAGCTCTGGGCGCTGTCCGCCCTCGTGACGCGCAGCCTCCAGCTGCTGCAGGCGAGCAAGGACGAGGGGGACGCAACGACCGTCGCCTCTACGCCGACGGTCTGA